In Anaerolineales bacterium, the following proteins share a genomic window:
- a CDS encoding SLC13 family permease: MSSETILTLAILAVALVLFLSERVSVDLVALLVLVALGLSSILSSEEVFSGLSDPAVITIMAIFVLAHGLEVTGVAERMGVFLARSGGGELWITLKLMGLAAFMSLFMNNIAVASILMPAMFSLAKKTNISLSRLLMPLAFGTLLGGMATLFTTTNIVVNSVLQDAGYTPFGVLDFVRMGLPLTIAGIAYMVLLGRHLLPKQPSEERATVLRQADDLLDTYHLDERLFRARIPAGSILSGKALARSTLREVYNLNVVAVERGDERYLDPSPEFLLEQGDVMLLSGRLEEFRKIDVEPYLEILPMKEYDERDLESASTVVLELVLSPRSQHIGHTLKEAHFRENLGMTILAVWNGQSVVRTGLADHRLEFGDALLVQGPRDRLPMLRSNPDLIVLSSEEEPVRHVNGRSRRAVGIFLVTVLITMLGILPTGAVMLAGALALVLSNVVTMEQVYRAIDWKVIFLIAGMLPLGMALNKTGASDLIASQILQTAQPYGHLGILLAMMVLTVVLSQAMKGAAVSAVVTPIALTAAQAAGMDPHSLALGVAMATSIAFVTPLGHPVNILVLGPSGYRFKDFFRVGLPLTLLLMLLITLWLPRLWPLG; this comes from the coding sequence TTGAGTAGCGAAACCATCCTGACCCTGGCCATTTTAGCCGTCGCGCTGGTTCTTTTTCTCAGTGAACGCGTCTCAGTAGATCTGGTGGCCCTGCTGGTGTTGGTGGCCCTCGGCCTGAGCAGCATCCTATCCTCTGAAGAGGTCTTCTCCGGCCTCAGCGACCCCGCCGTGATCACTATCATGGCGATTTTTGTGCTGGCCCACGGCTTGGAAGTCACCGGGGTGGCCGAGCGCATGGGGGTCTTCCTGGCGCGCTCGGGCGGCGGCGAGCTGTGGATCACGCTGAAGTTAATGGGGCTGGCCGCCTTCATGTCGCTGTTCATGAACAATATCGCCGTGGCGTCGATCCTGATGCCCGCCATGTTCTCGCTGGCTAAAAAGACCAATATCAGCCTCAGCCGTTTGCTCATGCCGCTGGCCTTTGGCACACTGCTGGGCGGCATGGCTACGCTGTTCACCACTACCAACATCGTGGTCAACAGCGTCTTGCAAGACGCTGGCTACACGCCCTTCGGCGTGCTCGATTTCGTGCGCATGGGGCTGCCGCTGACGATTGCCGGCATTGCCTATATGGTGCTGCTGGGGCGCCACCTGCTGCCCAAACAACCCTCGGAAGAGCGCGCTACTGTGCTGCGCCAGGCAGATGATCTGCTCGATACCTATCATCTGGATGAGCGCTTGTTCCGAGCGCGCATCCCGGCTGGCTCCATCCTGAGCGGCAAAGCCTTGGCGCGCAGCACCCTGCGCGAGGTGTACAACCTCAACGTGGTAGCGGTGGAACGTGGCGATGAACGTTACCTTGACCCCAGCCCGGAGTTCCTGCTGGAGCAGGGCGATGTAATGTTGCTGTCTGGCCGCCTTGAAGAGTTCCGCAAGATCGACGTCGAGCCTTATCTTGAGATCCTGCCGATGAAGGAATACGATGAGCGCGATCTCGAATCGGCCTCCACCGTCGTGTTGGAGCTGGTGCTCTCGCCGCGCTCTCAGCACATCGGCCACACGTTGAAAGAAGCTCATTTCCGCGAGAACCTGGGCATGACCATTCTGGCCGTGTGGAACGGCCAGAGCGTGGTGCGCACTGGCCTGGCCGATCACCGCCTGGAGTTTGGCGATGCGCTGTTGGTGCAAGGCCCGCGTGACCGCTTGCCCATGCTGCGCAGCAATCCCGATCTGATCGTGTTGAGCAGTGAAGAAGAGCCAGTGCGCCATGTCAACGGGCGCAGCCGCCGCGCGGTGGGCATCTTCCTGGTCACGGTGCTGATCACCATGCTAGGCATCCTGCCCACTGGGGCGGTGATGCTGGCTGGCGCCCTGGCGCTGGTGCTCAGCAACGTGGTCACGATGGAGCAGGTGTACCGGGCCATCGATTGGAAGGTGATCTTCTTGATCGCCGGCATGCTGCCACTGGGCATGGCGCTTAACAAGACCGGGGCCAGCGACTTGATCGCCAGCCAGATCTTGCAGACGGCCCAGCCCTACGGCCACCTCGGCATCCTGCTGGCGATGATGGTGCTGACCGTGGTGCTCTCGCAAGCCATGAAGGGCGCCGCCGTCTCGGCCGTGGTCACGCCGATCGCCCTGACTGCCGCCCAGGCCGCCGGGATGGATCCGCACAGCCTGGCTCTCGGTGTGGCCATGGCTACTTCAATTGCCTTCGTTACGCCCCTGGGCCACCCCGTGAACATCCTGGTGCTCGGCCCCAGCGGCTATCGCTTCAAGGATTTCTTTCGCGTCGGTCTGCCGCTCACCTTACTGCTCATGCTCTTGATCACCCTGTGGCTGCCGCGGCTGTGGCCGCTCGGCTAG
- the tgt gene encoding tRNA guanosine(34) transglycosylase Tgt — MSFDFKFTLEGQSGRARAGRFATPHGELLTPVFAPVGTAATVKAITPAQLSELGASLVLSNTYHLYLRPGDTLVAEMGGLHEFMQWPHPMLTDSGGFQVFSLSQTRAVDADGVDFRSHIDGSRHRFTPERVMAIQENLGADIIMAFDECAEPSDRGYNEQAMQRTHAWLQRCIAAKQRGDQALFGIVQGGIWPDLRARSAEFVASLGLPGNAIGGLSVGESKADMHAMLDVVDPILPADKPRYLMGVGTPEDLVQCIQRGVDIFDCVLPTRLGRNNAVFLRSGGRLSLKNAEFAHDRNPIDAACGCYTCRTFTRAYLRHLIVAKEMLAGTLLSIHNLYTLVHLAKDLRAAILDGSFAQRVAALELQHQGALAK; from the coding sequence ATGAGCTTTGATTTCAAATTCACGCTTGAAGGCCAAAGCGGCCGCGCCCGTGCCGGCCGCTTTGCTACGCCGCACGGCGAGCTGCTGACGCCCGTGTTTGCCCCGGTGGGCACCGCCGCCACCGTCAAGGCGATCACTCCGGCGCAGCTCAGCGAGCTAGGCGCCAGCCTGGTGCTATCCAACACCTATCACCTCTATCTGCGCCCGGGCGACACCCTGGTGGCCGAAATGGGCGGCCTGCACGAATTTATGCAATGGCCGCACCCGATGCTTACCGATTCAGGCGGCTTCCAGGTTTTCTCGCTTTCGCAAACCCGCGCCGTCGATGCAGATGGTGTGGATTTTCGTAGCCACATCGATGGCTCGCGCCATCGCTTCACCCCGGAGCGCGTGATGGCGATCCAGGAGAATTTGGGCGCCGACATCATCATGGCGTTCGACGAATGCGCCGAGCCGAGCGACCGCGGCTACAACGAGCAGGCAATGCAGCGCACGCATGCCTGGCTGCAACGCTGCATCGCCGCCAAGCAGCGTGGCGATCAGGCGCTGTTCGGCATCGTGCAGGGCGGCATCTGGCCGGATCTGCGGGCGCGTTCCGCCGAGTTCGTCGCCAGCCTGGGCCTGCCGGGCAACGCCATCGGCGGCCTCTCAGTGGGCGAGAGCAAAGCCGATATGCACGCCATGCTAGACGTAGTGGACCCGATCCTGCCGGCGGACAAACCGCGCTACCTGATGGGTGTGGGCACACCAGAGGATTTGGTGCAATGCATCCAGCGCGGCGTGGATATCTTCGATTGTGTGCTGCCCACGCGCCTGGGGCGCAACAACGCCGTCTTCCTACGTTCGGGTGGGCGCCTGAGCCTGAAGAACGCTGAGTTCGCGCACGACCGCAATCCGATCGACGCGGCGTGTGGCTGCTACACCTGCCGCACCTTCACGCGGGCCTATCTGCGCCATCTCATTGTTGCTAAAGAGATGCTGGCAGGCACGCTGCTCTCAATTCACAATCTCTACACCCTCGTTCATTTGGCCAAGGATCTGCGCGCCGCCATTTTGGATGGCAGCTTTGCGCAGCGGGTGGCCGCGCTGGAACTCCAACACCAAGGCGCACTTGCAAAGTAA
- the uppP gene encoding undecaprenyl-diphosphatase UppP → MTLLHATLLGIVQGLTEFLPISSSGHLILARNLLGLPAEDSAAFVFDVLVQLGTWVAVVAYFYKDLLAIAQDLWRSLRGAPAGPNARLGWGVLLSMLPAVVVGWLIQDRMDTFSSLRWTAAFLIVNGLLLLAAEWLGKKQRQLSELTPADAVWIGFAQIFALLPAVSRSASTLFGGMLRNFDRREAARFAFLMSVPIMPAAGFVALLQLGSLPEASSLLLPILVGFVAAAIVGYVAIRWLLRYLATHSFYPFALYCSALGLLILIWR, encoded by the coding sequence ATGACGCTGCTTCACGCCACCCTGCTGGGTATTGTGCAGGGACTGACCGAATTCTTGCCCATCTCCAGCTCTGGCCACCTGATCCTGGCGCGCAACCTGCTCGGCTTGCCCGCGGAGGATAGCGCCGCGTTTGTTTTTGATGTACTGGTGCAACTGGGCACCTGGGTGGCGGTAGTGGCTTATTTTTACAAGGACTTGCTGGCCATCGCTCAGGACCTGTGGCGCAGCCTGCGCGGCGCCCCGGCTGGCCCCAACGCCCGCTTGGGCTGGGGAGTATTGCTCTCCATGCTGCCAGCGGTTGTGGTCGGCTGGCTGATCCAGGATCGCATGGATACATTCTCCAGCCTGCGTTGGACCGCGGCGTTCCTGATCGTGAACGGCCTGCTGTTGCTGGCCGCCGAATGGCTGGGGAAGAAACAACGCCAACTGAGCGAGCTCACCCCTGCCGACGCGGTGTGGATCGGCTTTGCGCAGATCTTTGCGTTGCTGCCGGCGGTATCGCGCTCGGCGTCAACCTTGTTCGGTGGCATGCTGCGCAACTTTGACCGCCGCGAGGCGGCGCGCTTCGCCTTCCTGATGTCGGTGCCGATCATGCCCGCGGCAGGCTTCGTAGCCCTGCTGCAACTGGGCAGCCTGCCCGAGGCCAGCAGCCTGCTGCTGCCGATCCTAGTGGGCTTTGTGGCGGCGGCTATAGTGGGCTATGTCGCCATCCGCTGGCTGCTACGCTACCTGGCGACGCATTCTTTTTATCCGTTTGCCCTGTACTGCAGCGCACTGGGCCTGCTGATTCTGATATGGCGATGA
- a CDS encoding class I SAM-dependent methyltransferase, with protein MALPSLLATALDARRDLLTQLHSEDTDSYRLFHGTAEGHPGLTIDRYGELLLVQSFHQPLAPDEVTAIEAFYAQALPALTPIYNDRSQTNSRIRNPLPAERQQVASQLHTVRELGVRYQVQARHEGQDPWLFLDMRAGRRHILQNAAGKSVLNLFAYTCSVGTAAAVAGARQVVNIDFAASTLAVGEHNAELNALRIKPDFIKSDVFPALRQLAGIGQPHFVRGKRMPAFPKLAAQSFDIVFLDPPRYAKSPFGVVDLVNDYPSVFKPALLATAEGGTLYCCNNVATVEREGWLAQLQRSAAKAGRPIRDVEWILPEADFPSMDGKPPLKILVLSV; from the coding sequence ATGGCGCTGCCCAGCTTGCTTGCCACAGCGCTAGACGCACGCCGCGATCTGCTCACCCAACTGCATAGCGAAGACACGGACAGTTATCGCCTATTCCACGGCACGGCAGAGGGGCACCCCGGCCTGACGATTGACCGTTATGGTGAGTTGTTGCTGGTGCAAAGCTTTCACCAGCCGCTTGCACCGGATGAAGTAACAGCCATCGAGGCCTTTTACGCCCAGGCGCTACCCGCTCTAACCCCGATCTACAACGACCGCAGCCAGACAAATTCGCGCATCCGCAACCCGCTGCCCGCCGAGCGGCAGCAGGTGGCCAGCCAGCTGCACACCGTGCGCGAGCTGGGGGTACGCTACCAGGTGCAAGCGCGCCATGAGGGGCAAGACCCTTGGCTGTTTTTGGATATGCGCGCTGGCCGCCGCCACATCCTGCAGAACGCGGCCGGCAAATCTGTGCTGAATCTCTTCGCGTATACCTGCAGCGTGGGTACGGCGGCGGCGGTGGCGGGGGCGCGCCAGGTGGTCAATATAGACTTCGCCGCCAGCACGCTGGCGGTCGGCGAGCACAACGCTGAACTGAACGCGCTGCGTATCAAGCCGGACTTCATCAAGAGTGATGTGTTTCCGGCGCTGCGCCAGCTGGCCGGCATCGGCCAGCCGCACTTCGTGCGCGGCAAACGCATGCCCGCTTTCCCGAAACTGGCAGCGCAGTCCTTCGATATTGTCTTTCTGGATCCGCCGCGCTATGCCAAGAGCCCCTTTGGGGTCGTGGACTTGGTCAACGATTACCCGTCGGTATTCAAGCCCGCCTTGCTGGCCACGGCTGAGGGCGGCACGCTGTATTGCTGCAACAACGTGGCGACCGTGGAGCGCGAGGGCTGGCTGGCGCAGTTGCAGCGCAGCGCCGCCAAAGCTGGCCGGCCGATACGCGATGTTGAGTGGATTCTGCCCGAAGCCGATTTCCCCAGCATGGATGGTAAGCCGCCGCTCAAAATTCTGGTGCTCTCGGTGTAG
- a CDS encoding ribonuclease H-like domain-containing protein, whose product MASLSDRLKALGVQLGAGDLAAKPAASSKAAFSIEQVVPGRSQLTDFGEAYVVEHFIPAGEPHGQHLLRFPEAMQRMAAWAGDTRLALIPAERFLFLDTEATGLWGSGTMAFLIGMGRFEAGGFRCVQLFLREPAEERAMQAVLDHAVTPDDALVTFNGKSFDLPLLANRYLANGQRSPLRQLPHIDLLHIARRLWKDLLPSRALGDLEAQLLGITRTGEDLPGWLLPQLFMDYMHTGDARPLAGAFYHNHMDVVSMASLLEHIARKLEAPMELVQHGSEMAAIGRLLADTGFAEEAIEVFQGTLSMELPDDKRGQLLERLAALFRRRGNYEAALQLWQQAADDGQVYAHVEIAKYYEHKTREYTLALEYTVTALKVVRRKRPTNFERVHWEPQLEQRAARLEKKLGR is encoded by the coding sequence ATGGCTTCCCTTTCTGACCGCTTGAAGGCGCTGGGTGTGCAACTGGGCGCAGGCGACCTGGCCGCCAAGCCAGCCGCTTCGTCCAAGGCGGCTTTTAGCATTGAGCAGGTAGTGCCCGGCCGCAGCCAGCTCACCGATTTCGGCGAGGCGTATGTAGTCGAGCACTTTATCCCAGCTGGCGAGCCGCACGGCCAGCATCTGTTGCGCTTCCCCGAAGCGATGCAGCGCATGGCGGCATGGGCTGGCGACACGCGCCTGGCGCTGATTCCGGCTGAGCGTTTCCTCTTTCTCGACACCGAGGCAACTGGCCTGTGGGGCAGCGGTACGATGGCGTTCCTGATAGGGATGGGGCGCTTCGAGGCGGGCGGCTTCCGCTGCGTGCAGCTATTCCTGCGCGAGCCGGCCGAAGAGCGCGCCATGCAAGCTGTGCTCGACCATGCCGTCACACCCGATGACGCGCTGGTGACTTTCAACGGCAAGAGTTTTGACCTGCCGTTACTTGCCAACCGCTACCTGGCCAATGGCCAGCGCTCCCCGCTGCGCCAGCTGCCGCATATTGATTTACTCCACATTGCCCGCCGCCTGTGGAAGGATCTGCTGCCCAGCCGCGCCCTCGGTGACCTGGAGGCGCAACTGCTGGGCATCACGCGCACGGGCGAAGACCTGCCCGGCTGGCTGCTGCCACAACTGTTCATGGACTACATGCACACCGGCGATGCCCGCCCGCTGGCTGGCGCCTTCTATCACAACCACATGGATGTGGTCAGCATGGCCTCACTGTTGGAGCACATTGCCCGTAAGCTGGAAGCGCCAATGGAACTAGTGCAGCACGGCAGCGAGATGGCCGCCATCGGGCGGCTGTTGGCGGATACCGGCTTCGCCGAAGAGGCCATCGAAGTCTTCCAAGGCACGCTCTCGATGGAACTGCCGGATGACAAGCGCGGCCAGCTGCTGGAGCGACTCGCCGCGCTGTTCCGCCGCCGCGGCAATTACGAGGCGGCGCTGCAACTATGGCAGCAGGCCGCCGATGATGGCCAGGTCTACGCTCATGTGGAAATTGCCAAGTACTACGAGCACAAGACGCGCGAGTACACGCTGGCGCTGGAGTACACCGTGACGGCGCTCAAAGTGGTGCGCCGCAAGCGGCCCACAAACTTTGAGCGCGTGCACTGGGAGCCGCAGCTGGAACAACGCGCCGCGCGGTTGGAGAAGAAACTCGGGCGCTAA
- a CDS encoding DEAD/DEAH box helicase, whose protein sequence is MANLEALLAHWRAEPGVGGNVTRWHRDPARPGRYEPLPADLHPALAAAFARLGYGQLYSHQAAAYRGLRAGEDVAVVTGTASGKTLCYNLPVLDTLLRDDTARALYLFPTKALAHDQRDELDTWLAAASATASIPAAAYDGDTPTHHRNNIRRKAHLLISNPDMLHYSILPAHTQWAEFFGNLKYIVIDEMHYYRGVFGSHVANVLRRLARVTRFYGARPQFVLASATIANPRELAERLIERQVTLIEEDGAPRGPRNFLVYNPPVVDEQLGLRASLYQESVRLVSDLLAYDVQTILFGRTRRMVEVMLKNLRDRTAAGEDSIRGYRGGYLAAERREIESGLRSGELRAVVATNALELGVDIGGMGAAVLAGYPGSVAATWQQAGRSGRGEQPALGVLVASANPLDQYLARHPEYLLGRTPERALINPDNLLILLSHLRCAAFELPFQPGENFGTVQAAEVEEFLRLLAEGGELRASGGKYYWMQEQQPSRGVSLRGASTDSVVIQARDDKGAWQLVGEVEPNAALWLVHPDAIYIHDGRTYFVDKLDLDEKVAYLRPIEADYYTVPKSRSTVTLVEEHKQQPAPGGSTHYGELNITVEITGYDKIQWSGSGLVDPENPGGGQLSLPPIELNTYGYWFAIGEDTIVRLREQGLWTNDANDYGPEWAAVRKAALERDGHRCQVCGAGEPLDVHHKQPLRSFRSYAEGNTLENLISLCPTCHRRAEAVVAMRSGLAGLSFVLRHLAPLYLMCDPSDLGVHSDPRSDLAEGGPVVVMYDNVGNALGFSERLFELHGELMAAALELVAACGCKDGCPSCVGPGGEQGQGSKRETLALLRELADTVPVHPERSEGSSLAQR, encoded by the coding sequence ATGGCCAATCTTGAAGCCCTGCTGGCCCACTGGCGCGCTGAACCCGGCGTCGGCGGCAACGTCACCCGCTGGCATCGTGACCCGGCGCGACCCGGCCGCTACGAGCCGCTGCCCGCAGACCTCCATCCGGCGCTGGCCGCTGCCTTTGCCCGCCTGGGCTACGGCCAGCTCTACAGCCACCAGGCCGCCGCCTACCGCGGCCTGCGAGCGGGCGAAGACGTGGCCGTGGTCACCGGCACGGCCAGCGGCAAGACCCTGTGCTACAACCTGCCGGTGCTCGATACCTTGTTGCGCGATGATACGGCCCGGGCGCTGTACCTGTTCCCGACCAAGGCGCTGGCCCACGACCAGCGCGACGAGCTGGATACTTGGCTGGCCGCCGCATCGGCGACCGCCAGCATCCCCGCCGCGGCCTACGACGGCGATACGCCCACGCACCACCGCAACAACATCCGCCGTAAGGCACACCTGCTCATCAGCAATCCTGACATGCTGCACTACAGCATCCTGCCCGCGCACACCCAGTGGGCCGAGTTCTTCGGCAATCTGAAATACATTGTCATTGACGAGATGCACTATTACCGCGGCGTGTTCGGTTCGCATGTCGCCAATGTGCTGCGGCGGCTGGCACGCGTCACGCGCTTCTATGGCGCCCGCCCGCAGTTCGTGCTGGCCTCGGCCACCATCGCCAACCCGCGTGAGCTGGCCGAGCGCCTCATCGAGCGCCAGGTCACGCTCATCGAAGAAGACGGCGCGCCGCGCGGCCCGCGCAACTTTCTGGTCTACAACCCGCCGGTAGTGGACGAGCAGCTGGGCCTGCGCGCCAGCCTGTATCAGGAGAGCGTGCGCCTGGTAAGCGACCTGCTGGCCTATGACGTGCAGACGATCCTGTTTGGTCGCACGCGACGCATGGTGGAAGTGATGCTCAAGAATCTGCGCGACCGCACCGCGGCGGGCGAGGACAGCATCCGCGGATACCGCGGCGGCTACCTGGCCGCCGAGCGCCGCGAGATCGAGAGCGGCCTGCGCAGCGGTGAGCTGCGCGCCGTGGTGGCCACCAACGCCCTCGAGCTGGGCGTGGATATTGGCGGCATGGGCGCGGCGGTGCTGGCGGGCTACCCGGGCAGCGTGGCGGCCACCTGGCAGCAGGCCGGCCGCTCCGGCCGCGGCGAGCAGCCTGCGCTCGGCGTGCTGGTCGCCTCCGCCAATCCGCTCGACCAATATCTGGCGCGGCATCCTGAATATCTACTGGGCCGCACGCCGGAGCGCGCTCTGATCAACCCGGACAATCTGCTCATCCTGCTCTCGCACCTGCGCTGCGCGGCCTTCGAGCTGCCCTTCCAGCCGGGCGAAAACTTCGGCACGGTGCAGGCCGCCGAGGTGGAGGAATTTCTGCGTCTGCTGGCCGAGGGCGGCGAGCTGCGCGCCTCGGGCGGCAAATATTATTGGATGCAAGAGCAGCAGCCCTCGCGCGGCGTCAGCCTGCGCGGCGCCAGCACCGACTCGGTGGTCATCCAGGCGCGTGACGATAAGGGCGCCTGGCAGCTGGTGGGCGAAGTGGAGCCCAACGCGGCGCTGTGGCTGGTGCATCCTGACGCCATCTATATTCACGACGGGCGCACCTATTTTGTGGACAAGCTCGACCTCGACGAAAAGGTGGCCTACCTGCGCCCGATCGAGGCCGACTATTACACGGTGCCCAAGAGCCGCAGCACCGTCACACTGGTCGAGGAGCACAAGCAGCAGCCAGCGCCCGGTGGTAGCACGCACTATGGCGAGCTCAACATCACCGTCGAGATCACCGGCTACGACAAAATTCAATGGAGCGGCAGCGGCCTGGTGGACCCGGAGAATCCTGGCGGTGGGCAACTGAGCTTGCCGCCGATCGAGCTCAATACGTATGGCTATTGGTTCGCGATTGGCGAGGACACCATCGTGCGCCTGCGCGAACAGGGCTTGTGGACCAACGATGCCAACGACTACGGGCCGGAGTGGGCCGCGGTGCGCAAGGCGGCGCTGGAGCGCGACGGCCACCGCTGCCAGGTGTGCGGCGCCGGCGAACCGCTGGACGTGCACCACAAGCAGCCGCTGCGCAGCTTCCGCTCCTATGCCGAAGGCAACACGCTCGAGAACCTCATCAGCCTGTGCCCCACCTGCCACCGCCGCGCCGAAGCGGTGGTGGCGATGCGCAGCGGACTGGCCGGGCTGTCGTTCGTGCTGCGCCACTTGGCGCCGCTGTATTTGATGTGCGACCCCAGCGATTTGGGTGTGCATTCTGACCCGCGCTCAGATTTGGCCGAGGGTGGCCCCGTAGTGGTGATGTACGACAATGTCGGCAACGCACTGGGCTTCAGCGAGCGCTTGTTCGAGCTGCACGGTGAGTTGATGGCGGCCGCGTTGGAGCTGGTGGCGGCCTGTGGTTGCAAGGATGGCTGTCCGTCATGTGTGGGGCCGGGCGGCGAGCAAGGCCAGGGCAGCAAGCGTGAGACGCTGGCCCTGCTGCGTGAGCTGGCGGACACGGTGCCCGTGCATCCCGAGCGCAGCGAGGGATCCTCGTTGGCGCAAAGGTAA
- a CDS encoding PD40 domain-containing protein, which translates to MRTRPLLPLAGCALLAACLLAGCIAPPDTHLPTRTPAAAETAALPAQPPPATASPETALALHELGWLTYTASIGGRRDIWLIRPDGSDELNLTGEFPNGFAEAPVWAPDGRGLAYDAVPSADVSRDIYYIDLASRQLRPLTTLPGFDCYPSYSPDGSQIVYMSERGGNRDLFIMDSEGNELLQLTDHPGYDYEPAWSPDGAQIVFTSRRTGNSELFIVNADGSDLRQLTDEAKLDWRPSWSPDGEWIAFETWRNGNADIYMMRPDGSDLTQLTDNPAEDGHPTFSPDGRYLVFHSTRAGNYQLFIMDLANPGEAWHLPTESPYALLPAWSPVTVVEALEE; encoded by the coding sequence TTGCGCACCCGCCCTTTGTTGCCGCTGGCAGGCTGCGCCCTGCTGGCGGCGTGCCTGCTAGCGGGCTGCATCGCCCCGCCGGATACGCACCTGCCCACGCGCACGCCCGCCGCAGCGGAGACCGCCGCACTGCCTGCCCAGCCACCACCGGCCACGGCCAGCCCGGAGACCGCGCTGGCCCTGCACGAGCTGGGCTGGCTAACCTATACCGCCAGCATCGGCGGCCGCCGCGATATCTGGCTGATCCGCCCGGATGGTAGCGATGAGCTCAACCTGACCGGCGAGTTTCCCAATGGCTTTGCTGAGGCGCCGGTGTGGGCGCCGGACGGCCGCGGGCTAGCCTACGATGCAGTGCCCAGTGCCGATGTTTCGCGCGATATCTATTACATCGATCTGGCCAGCCGCCAACTGCGCCCGCTGACCACGTTGCCGGGCTTTGATTGCTATCCCAGCTATTCGCCCGACGGTTCGCAGATCGTCTACATGTCAGAGCGCGGCGGCAACCGCGATCTGTTCATCATGGATAGCGAAGGCAACGAGCTGCTACAACTGACCGACCATCCGGGCTACGACTACGAGCCGGCCTGGTCGCCGGATGGGGCACAGATCGTATTCACCTCGCGGCGCACTGGCAACTCTGAGCTTTTTATCGTCAACGCCGATGGCAGCGATCTGCGCCAACTGACCGATGAGGCCAAGCTGGACTGGCGCCCGAGCTGGTCGCCGGATGGCGAGTGGATCGCCTTCGAGACCTGGCGCAACGGCAACGCCGACATCTACATGATGCGCCCGGACGGCAGCGACCTGACCCAGCTCACCGATAACCCGGCCGAAGACGGCCACCCGACCTTCTCCCCGGATGGGCGCTACCTTGTGTTCCACTCCACGCGGGCAGGCAATTACCAACTGTTCATTATGGACCTGGCCAACCCCGGCGAAGCCTGGCACCTGCCCACCGAGAGCCCGTATGCGCTGCTGCCCGCCTGGTCACCGGTGACCGTGGTTGAGGCGTTGGAGGAGTAG
- a CDS encoding exonuclease SbcCD subunit D, with amino-acid sequence MKILHFADAHIDMANTGRQDPETGLPIRVMDFLRSLDEIIDTAIQERVDMVIFAGDAYKDRNPAPTFMREWGRRMIKLSKAQIPTLLLVGNHDLSPSLGRAHALEEYATLEVPFIKVLDKPQFLGPADLWDLPLQVIALPWVTRSAMLAALQSVGDEVDDIYTQMEEYLTRRVNEYLDAADHSMPIVMAAHASVQGAVYGGEHTVMLGNDLVLSGSLVRDTRLDYVALGHIHKKQDLNEGGQPPVVYPGSIERVDFGEARDDKYFVIADVQKHNTQLDWRQLRHIRKFWTGVARPENELSVTADIIAKLPPPEQLQDAIARLMVFYPREWEAYIDEAQIRAAAAGTFEFHLLKRPEISARSRIAEGRVVSEMTPYDLLDLYWDTVHLDPEQRATLTGLAKEIIENPQAEE; translated from the coding sequence ATGAAAATCCTGCACTTCGCCGACGCCCACATTGACATGGCCAACACCGGCCGCCAGGACCCCGAAACCGGCTTGCCGATCCGCGTGATGGACTTTTTGCGCTCACTGGACGAGATCATCGATACCGCCATCCAGGAACGGGTCGATATGGTGATCTTTGCCGGGGATGCGTATAAGGATCGCAACCCTGCGCCCACCTTTATGCGCGAGTGGGGCCGGCGCATGATCAAACTTTCCAAGGCGCAGATCCCCACCCTGTTGCTGGTGGGCAACCATGACCTTTCGCCCAGCCTGGGCCGTGCTCACGCCCTGGAAGAATATGCCACCCTGGAAGTGCCCTTCATCAAAGTACTCGACAAGCCGCAGTTCCTCGGCCCGGCGGATCTGTGGGATCTGCCGCTGCAGGTGATTGCCCTGCCGTGGGTGACGCGCTCGGCGATGCTAGCCGCGCTGCAAAGCGTGGGCGATGAGGTCGATGACATCTACACGCAGATGGAAGAGTACCTGACCCGGCGCGTCAACGAGTACCTGGATGCTGCCGATCACAGCATGCCGATTGTGATGGCAGCGCATGCCTCAGTGCAGGGCGCAGTGTATGGCGGCGAGCACACCGTGATGCTGGGCAATGACCTGGTGCTTTCGGGCAGCCTGGTGCGCGACACGCGCCTTGACTATGTGGCACTGGGCCACATCCACAAGAAGCAGGATCTCAACGAGGGCGGCCAGCCCCCGGTGGTGTACCCGGGCTCGATTGAGCGCGTGGATTTTGGCGAGGCGCGCGATGACAAATACTTTGTCATCGCTGATGTGCAGAAGCACAACACTCAATTGGATTGGCGCCAACTGCGTCACATCCGCAAGTTTTGGACTGGGGTGGCACGGCCAGAGAATGAACTGAGCGTTACCGCGGATATCATCGCTAAGCTGCCGCCGCCCGAGCAGTTGCAGGATGCGATTGCGCGCCTGATGGTGTTTTACCCGCGCGAGTGGGAAGCGTATATCGACGAAGCGCAGATCCGCGCCGCGGCCGCCGGGACCTTTGAGTTTCACTTGCTCAAGCGCCCTGAGATCAGCGCGCGCAGCCGCATTGCCGAGGGCCGCGTGGTCAGCGAGATGACGCCCTATGACTTGCTCGATCTCTATTGGGATACCGTACACCTCGACCCGGAGCAACGTGCCACGCTAACCGGGCTGGCAAAAGAGATCATCGAGAATCCGCAGGCGGAGGAGTAG